A genome region from Geodermatophilus bullaregiensis includes the following:
- a CDS encoding APC family permease has product MPSLSDLGQLPKRLVVGRPVRSDRLGESLLPKRLALPIFASDPLSSVAYATQEILIVLTLAGTAFLFLAPWLAIAVVLLLATVVLSYRQVVRAYPSGGGDYEVAMKNHGQFAGLTVASALLVDYVLTVAVSVAAGTDNIISAFPTLDEHRVLIAVGLVTVLAAANLRGVRESGRTFAVPTYLFISGILVMVVTGLVRDLFTDSPVVAETAGFTVTPEPGYEQLAGVALLFFALRAFASGCTALTGVEAIANGVPAFKPPKSRNAATTLALMGGIAAAMFAGVTALALASGVKYVEHPCDLEGFTDCETEPQRTVIAQVAAATFGGDTSVGFFAIQAATALVLVLAANTAFNGFPLLGSVLAQDRFLPRQLHTRGDKLVYSNGILLLAGFAALLLVAFQADVNRLIQMYIVGVFTSFSIGQWGMVRHWNREIGLSDDPVEKRRMRRSQVINTIGGTLTTVVLVIIVVTKFTRGAYLVILVMPVLFVLMKAINKHYSHVAAQLRPDSDSRLLPSKVHAIVLVSKVHKPTLRALAFARATRPDVLTALTVNVDDEDTRSLQADWERYDIPVPLTVLESPYREITRPVVDFVKGVRRDSPRELVVVFVPQYVVGHWWENVLHNQSALRLRARLQFQPGVMITTVPWQLESSVGRGEDDRRLGPMPGDLRRGLTDDQVEATPYG; this is encoded by the coding sequence GTGCCAAGCCTGTCCGACCTCGGACAACTCCCGAAACGGCTGGTCGTCGGCCGGCCCGTCCGCAGCGACCGGCTGGGGGAGTCCCTGCTGCCCAAGCGGCTGGCGCTGCCCATCTTCGCCAGCGACCCGCTCTCCTCGGTGGCCTACGCCACCCAGGAGATCCTCATCGTCCTGACGCTGGCCGGCACCGCCTTCCTCTTCCTGGCGCCGTGGCTGGCGATCGCCGTCGTCCTGCTGCTGGCGACCGTCGTCCTCTCCTACCGCCAGGTGGTGCGCGCCTACCCCTCCGGCGGGGGCGACTACGAGGTCGCGATGAAGAACCACGGGCAGTTCGCCGGGCTCACCGTGGCCAGCGCCCTGCTGGTCGACTACGTGCTCACCGTGGCGGTGTCGGTCGCGGCCGGCACGGACAACATCATCTCGGCGTTCCCCACGCTCGACGAGCACCGCGTGCTCATCGCCGTCGGGCTGGTGACGGTGCTCGCCGCGGCCAACCTGCGCGGGGTCCGGGAGTCCGGGCGCACCTTCGCCGTCCCCACCTACCTGTTCATCAGCGGCATCCTGGTGATGGTCGTGACCGGGCTGGTCCGGGACCTGTTCACCGACTCCCCGGTCGTCGCCGAGACGGCCGGCTTCACCGTCACCCCGGAGCCGGGCTACGAGCAGCTCGCCGGGGTGGCGCTGCTGTTCTTCGCGCTGCGGGCCTTCGCCTCGGGGTGCACGGCCCTGACCGGCGTCGAGGCCATCGCCAACGGCGTGCCCGCCTTCAAGCCACCCAAGAGCCGCAACGCGGCCACCACGCTGGCGCTCATGGGCGGGATCGCCGCGGCGATGTTCGCCGGCGTCACCGCGCTCGCGCTGGCCTCCGGGGTCAAGTACGTCGAGCACCCCTGCGACCTCGAGGGGTTCACCGACTGCGAGACCGAGCCGCAGCGCACGGTCATCGCCCAGGTGGCCGCCGCGACGTTCGGCGGGGACACCTCGGTCGGGTTCTTCGCCATCCAGGCGGCGACCGCGCTGGTCCTGGTCCTGGCCGCCAACACCGCCTTCAACGGCTTCCCGCTGCTGGGCTCGGTGCTCGCCCAGGACCGGTTCCTGCCGCGGCAGCTGCACACCCGCGGCGACAAGCTGGTCTACAGCAACGGCATCCTGCTGCTGGCCGGCTTCGCGGCCCTGCTGCTCGTCGCCTTCCAGGCCGACGTCAACCGGCTGATCCAGATGTACATCGTGGGCGTCTTCACCAGCTTCTCCATCGGCCAGTGGGGCATGGTGCGGCACTGGAACCGGGAGATCGGCCTGTCCGACGACCCGGTCGAGAAGCGGCGGATGCGCCGCTCGCAGGTCATCAACACCATCGGCGGCACCCTCACCACCGTGGTGCTGGTCATCATCGTCGTCACCAAGTTCACCCGCGGCGCCTACCTGGTGATCCTCGTGATGCCGGTGCTCTTCGTGCTCATGAAGGCCATCAACAAGCACTACTCGCACGTGGCCGCGCAGCTGCGGCCCGACAGCGACTCGCGGCTGCTGCCCAGCAAGGTGCACGCGATCGTGCTGGTCTCGAAGGTGCACAAGCCGACGCTGCGGGCGCTGGCCTTCGCCCGGGCGACCCGGCCCGACGTCCTCACCGCGCTGACGGTCAACGTCGACGACGAGGACACCCGCTCGCTGCAGGCCGACTGGGAGCGCTACGACATCCCGGTGCCGCTGACCGTGCTGGAGTCGCCCTACCGCGAGATCACCCGGCCGGTGGTCGACTTCGTCAAGGGCGTCCGCCGGGACAGCCCGCGCGAGCTGGTCGTGGTCTTCGTGCCGCAGTACGTCGTCGGGCACTGGTGGGAGAACGTCCTGCACAACCAGAGCGCGCTGCGGCTGCGCGCCCGGCTGCAGTTCCAGCCCGGGGTCATGATCACCACGGTGCCGTGGCAGCTGGAGAGCTCGGTCGGCCGGGGCGAGGACGACCGGCGCCTGGGCCCCATGCCCGGCGACCTGCGCCGCGGGCTCACCGACGACCAGGTGGAGGCCACCCCGTATGGGTAA
- a CDS encoding class I SAM-dependent RNA methyltransferase: MARAEGRVVFVRHALPGERVVVRVTEDRQPGYCRADAVEVLEAAPDRVERPCPYSGPGRCGGCDWQHVSPEGQRRLAADVVREQLTRLGGLSAGDPVVRDLVVEELPGGPLRWRSRARFAVDRTGTPGLRRHRSHDVVVLDDCPITVEPAARAVLDRRWPGAGAVDVAVDSTGAVTTTRLDRRGVPTSTRVLRPGEDVAAAPAGRAGRQAAGRDWEVEGTGFWQVHEAAADALVAAVAGAAGVRPGETVLDLYAGAGLFGGALAPAVGEPGRVVCVEADAEACAAAEANLAGLPQAEVWQGEVDAEGLTGLLDELGGAPDVVVLDPPRAGAGPAVSRVLAGTGARAVVYVACDPASLGRDVAVFRAAGYSLAALRGFAAFPMTAHVECVALLVPAA, from the coding sequence GTGGCCCGCGCCGAGGGCCGGGTGGTCTTCGTGCGGCACGCGCTGCCGGGGGAGCGGGTGGTCGTCCGGGTCACCGAGGACCGCCAGCCCGGCTACTGCCGCGCCGACGCGGTCGAGGTGCTCGAGGCCGCGCCCGACCGCGTCGAGCGGCCCTGCCCGTACAGCGGCCCCGGCCGCTGCGGGGGCTGCGACTGGCAGCACGTCTCGCCGGAGGGGCAGCGGCGGCTGGCGGCCGACGTCGTCCGGGAGCAGCTGACCCGCCTGGGCGGGCTGAGCGCCGGGGACCCCGTCGTCCGCGACCTCGTCGTCGAGGAGCTGCCCGGCGGGCCCCTGCGCTGGCGCTCGCGGGCACGCTTCGCCGTCGACCGGACCGGGACGCCGGGGCTGCGGCGGCACCGCTCCCACGACGTCGTCGTGCTCGACGACTGCCCGATCACCGTCGAGCCCGCCGCCCGGGCCGTGCTCGACCGCCGCTGGCCGGGCGCCGGCGCGGTCGACGTCGCCGTCGACTCCACCGGCGCGGTGACCACCACGCGGCTGGACCGCCGCGGCGTGCCGACGTCGACCCGGGTGCTGCGGCCGGGGGAGGACGTCGCCGCCGCACCCGCCGGCCGGGCCGGCCGCCAGGCCGCCGGGCGGGACTGGGAGGTCGAGGGCACCGGCTTCTGGCAGGTGCACGAGGCCGCGGCCGACGCGCTGGTGGCGGCCGTGGCCGGCGCGGCGGGCGTGCGCCCGGGGGAGACGGTGCTCGACCTCTACGCCGGCGCCGGGCTCTTCGGCGGCGCACTGGCGCCCGCGGTGGGGGAGCCCGGCCGGGTGGTGTGCGTGGAGGCCGACGCCGAGGCGTGCGCGGCCGCCGAGGCCAACCTGGCCGGCCTGCCGCAGGCCGAGGTCTGGCAGGGCGAGGTGGACGCCGAGGGCCTCACCGGGCTGCTCGACGAGCTCGGGGGCGCCCCGGACGTCGTCGTCCTCGACCCGCCCCGCGCCGGTGCCGGCCCGGCGGTGAGCCGGGTGCTGGCCGGCACCGGTGCCCGCGCCGTCGTCTACGTGGCCTGCGACCCCGCCTCGCTCGGGCGCGACGTCGCGGTCTTCCGCGCCGCGGGGTACTCCCTCGCGGCCCTGCGCGGCTTCGCCGCCTTCCCGATGACCGCGCACGTGGAGTGCGTGGCGCTGCTGGTGCCCGCGGCCTGA
- a CDS encoding histidine phosphatase family protein, producing MQVHVVTHPEVRVEPDVPVPEWGLSEVGRDRLAHLLALPWVPRLTRVVASTERKAVETAAALARHGGLPVALDAGLGENDRSATGFLPPAEFEAVADAFFARPTESVRGWERAVDAQQRVVAAAGRAVAGAAGDVAVVCHGGVGTLLLCHLLGVPVDRRHDQPGQGSVFSYDPHTGSVAHPWVRLGPAGRGRPATVSPVTTWEYASVITANDAESQRAGVSVKLPGGTLERQQGDTSSVLNRLGGEGWELVSYHSSGAGSWGFEQFWLKRPSG from the coding sequence GTGCAGGTCCACGTCGTCACCCATCCCGAGGTCCGGGTCGAGCCGGACGTGCCGGTGCCCGAGTGGGGCCTGTCCGAGGTCGGGCGCGACCGGCTGGCGCACCTGCTCGCGCTGCCGTGGGTGCCTCGGCTGACCCGGGTCGTCGCCAGCACCGAGCGCAAGGCCGTGGAGACCGCGGCCGCGCTGGCCCGGCACGGAGGGCTGCCGGTGGCCCTCGACGCCGGGCTCGGGGAGAACGACCGGTCGGCCACCGGCTTCCTGCCGCCCGCCGAGTTCGAGGCGGTGGCCGACGCGTTCTTCGCCCGCCCCACCGAGAGCGTCCGCGGCTGGGAGCGGGCGGTGGACGCGCAGCAGCGGGTCGTCGCCGCGGCCGGCCGCGCGGTGGCCGGCGCCGCCGGGGACGTCGCCGTCGTGTGCCACGGCGGCGTCGGCACGCTGCTGCTGTGCCACCTGCTCGGGGTGCCCGTCGACCGCCGCCACGACCAGCCGGGGCAGGGCAGCGTCTTCTCCTACGACCCGCACACCGGCTCCGTCGCGCACCCGTGGGTCCGCCTCGGCCCGGCCGGCCGCGGCCGTCCGGCTACCGTGTCCCCCGTGACGACGTGGGAGTACGCCTCGGTCATCACCGCCAACGACGCCGAGTCCCAGCGCGCTGGGGTCAGCGTCAAGCTCCCCGGCGGCACGCTGGAACGGCAGCAGGGGGACACCAGCTCGGTGCTCAACCGGCTCGGCGGCGAGGGCTGGGAGCTGGTCAGCTACCACTCCAGCGGTGCGGGCAGCTGGGGTTTCGAGCAGTTCTGGCTCAAGCGCCCCAGCGGCTGA
- a CDS encoding ROK family transcriptional regulator — protein MDPQAWLPDVTGHPRRLVEALRLGGPATRAQLVEQTGLSRATVSGYVADLVDRGLVTPADPADARPTGGRPAGLVRLTRRAGVVVGIDIGRTHVRVAVADLSHEVVGEHVAELPVAELAAGDVLDTVAARVRDELARAGACTADVVGTVVGLPTPVVSAAGTPYGTVAQANILPSWSGTTPAVELRERLGVPVVVDNDANLGALAEVRWGAGRGSRFTVYLKMATGVGGAIVVDGNLLRGVSGTAGEIGHVSLDPGGDLCRCGNRGCLELTAGGSALLQAIRTAAPHYGDLRTLVAGAVAGDQACRRLVADAGTHVGVVLGGLVNTLNPDRIVVGGELGTAGDLLVDPLRRALARSAIPAAAEHLTVVPGSLGGRAEVLGALAVALREADRLG, from the coding sequence ATGGACCCCCAGGCGTGGCTGCCCGACGTCACGGGTCACCCGCGCCGGCTGGTCGAGGCGCTGCGCCTGGGCGGGCCGGCCACCCGGGCCCAGCTGGTCGAGCAGACCGGGCTGTCCCGCGCGACGGTGTCCGGCTACGTCGCCGACCTGGTCGACCGGGGCCTGGTCACCCCGGCCGACCCGGCCGACGCCCGCCCCACCGGGGGCCGGCCCGCCGGGCTGGTGCGGCTGACCCGCCGGGCCGGTGTCGTCGTCGGCATCGACATCGGGCGCACGCACGTCCGCGTCGCCGTCGCCGACCTCTCCCACGAGGTGGTCGGGGAGCACGTGGCCGAGCTGCCGGTCGCCGAGCTGGCCGCCGGCGACGTCCTCGACACCGTGGCCGCCCGGGTCCGGGACGAGCTGGCGCGGGCCGGCGCGTGCACCGCGGACGTGGTCGGGACGGTGGTCGGCCTGCCCACGCCGGTCGTCAGCGCCGCCGGGACCCCGTACGGCACCGTCGCCCAGGCCAACATCCTGCCGAGCTGGTCGGGCACCACGCCCGCGGTCGAGCTGCGGGAGCGGCTCGGCGTCCCCGTCGTCGTGGACAACGACGCCAACCTCGGCGCCCTGGCCGAGGTCCGCTGGGGCGCCGGCCGGGGCTCCCGGTTCACCGTCTACCTCAAGATGGCCACCGGCGTGGGCGGCGCGATCGTCGTCGACGGCAACCTGCTGCGCGGCGTCTCCGGCACCGCCGGGGAGATCGGGCACGTGAGCCTCGACCCCGGCGGCGACCTCTGCCGGTGCGGCAACCGGGGGTGCCTGGAGCTGACCGCGGGCGGCAGCGCCCTGCTGCAGGCCATCCGGACCGCCGCGCCGCACTACGGCGACCTGCGGACGCTGGTCGCCGGCGCCGTCGCGGGCGACCAGGCCTGCCGGCGGCTCGTCGCCGACGCCGGCACGCACGTCGGCGTCGTCCTCGGCGGACTGGTCAACACGCTCAACCCCGACCGCATCGTCGTCGGCGGCGAGCTGGGCACCGCCGGCGACCTGCTGGTCGACCCGCTGCGGCGCGCACTCGCCCGCTCCGCCATCCCCGCCGCGGCCGAGCACCTGACCGTGGTGCCCGGCTCGCTCGGGGGCCGCGCCGAGGTGCTCGGCGCCCTGGCGGTCGCACTCCGGGAGGCCGACCGGCTCGGCTGA
- the dxs gene encoding 1-deoxy-D-xylulose-5-phosphate synthase yields MSLLRSLRDPADVRALPPEQLPALAAEIRDALVASVARTGGHLGPNLGCVELTIALHRVFTSPREPIVFDTGHQAYVHKMLTGRVEGFERLRQRGGLSGYPSRSESEHDWVENSHASTALSYVDGLAKAFAVRGDSRPVVAVVGDGALTGGMAWEALNNIAAAQDRPVVIVVNDNGRSYSPTIGGVADALATLRLRPGYEQALLQVRSALHRAPVVGSALYDALHAIKKGLKDVLAPQGMFEDLGMKYVGPVDGHDIRAMESALRRARSFGGPVIVHAVTTKGFGYPPAETDTIDAWHSTGVFEPDSGVSPTAARDWTAAFSDELVRIGAERADVVAVTAAMLHPTGLNAFAERFPDRTFDVGIAEQHALTSAAGMAMGGLHPVVAVYSTFLNRAFDQLLMDVALHRQPVTVVLDRAGVTGTDGASHNGMWDMSILPVVPGLRLAAPRDEPTLREALREAVEVTDGPTVVRFPKGPPPVDIPALERRGPVDVLRRGQRPEVLLVAVGSMVPVCLAAAERAADHGIEVTVADPRWVLPVPAELVDLAAGHRLVVTVEDGGRAGGLGTTLTQALQDRGTDVPLRALGLPQAFLEHGSRGQVLADAGLTEQDVARRIAEETALLAEREEQQAATQPVDGAQQ; encoded by the coding sequence GTGTCGCTCCTGCGCTCGCTCCGCGACCCCGCCGACGTCCGGGCGCTGCCCCCCGAGCAGCTGCCCGCGCTGGCCGCCGAGATCCGTGACGCGCTCGTCGCCAGCGTCGCCCGCACCGGCGGGCACCTCGGCCCTAACCTCGGCTGTGTCGAGCTGACCATCGCACTGCACCGGGTGTTCACCTCCCCGCGTGAGCCGATCGTCTTCGACACCGGCCACCAGGCCTACGTGCACAAGATGCTCACCGGCCGGGTGGAGGGCTTCGAGCGGCTGCGCCAGCGCGGCGGCCTGTCGGGCTACCCCAGCCGCTCGGAGAGCGAGCACGACTGGGTGGAGAACAGCCACGCCTCCACGGCGCTGTCCTACGTCGACGGGCTGGCCAAGGCCTTCGCGGTCCGCGGTGACTCCCGTCCGGTGGTGGCCGTGGTCGGCGACGGCGCCCTCACCGGCGGCATGGCCTGGGAGGCGCTGAACAACATCGCCGCCGCCCAGGACCGGCCGGTGGTCATCGTCGTCAACGACAACGGCCGCTCCTACTCGCCGACCATCGGCGGCGTCGCCGACGCGCTGGCGACGCTGCGGCTGCGCCCGGGCTACGAGCAGGCGCTGCTGCAGGTGCGCTCCGCGCTGCACCGCGCCCCGGTCGTCGGCTCGGCGCTCTACGACGCGCTGCACGCCATCAAGAAGGGCCTCAAGGACGTCCTCGCGCCGCAGGGCATGTTCGAGGACCTCGGCATGAAGTACGTCGGCCCGGTCGACGGGCACGACATCCGCGCGATGGAGTCCGCGCTGCGCCGGGCCCGCTCGTTCGGCGGCCCGGTGATCGTGCACGCCGTCACCACCAAGGGCTTCGGCTACCCGCCAGCCGAGACCGACACCATCGACGCCTGGCACTCCACCGGCGTCTTCGAGCCCGACAGTGGGGTCAGCCCCACGGCCGCCCGCGACTGGACGGCGGCCTTCTCCGACGAGCTGGTGCGCATCGGCGCCGAGCGGGCCGACGTCGTGGCGGTCACCGCGGCGATGCTGCACCCGACCGGCCTCAACGCCTTCGCTGAGCGCTTCCCCGACCGCACGTTCGACGTCGGCATCGCGGAGCAGCACGCGCTCACCAGCGCCGCGGGCATGGCGATGGGCGGCCTGCACCCGGTGGTCGCGGTCTACTCGACGTTCCTCAACCGGGCCTTCGACCAGCTGCTCATGGACGTCGCGCTGCACCGCCAGCCGGTCACCGTGGTCCTCGACCGGGCCGGGGTCACCGGCACCGACGGAGCCTCGCACAACGGCATGTGGGACATGTCGATCCTGCCGGTGGTGCCGGGGCTGCGGCTGGCCGCCCCGCGCGACGAGCCCACCCTGCGGGAGGCGCTGCGCGAGGCCGTCGAGGTGACCGACGGGCCCACCGTGGTGCGCTTCCCCAAGGGCCCGCCGCCGGTCGACATCCCGGCGCTGGAGCGACGCGGCCCGGTCGACGTGCTGCGCCGCGGGCAGCGACCGGAGGTGCTGCTGGTCGCCGTCGGCTCGATGGTCCCGGTGTGCCTGGCCGCCGCCGAGCGCGCCGCCGACCACGGCATCGAGGTGACCGTCGCCGACCCGCGCTGGGTGCTCCCGGTGCCCGCCGAGCTCGTCGACCTCGCCGCCGGGCACCGCCTGGTGGTCACGGTCGAGGACGGCGGCCGCGCCGGCGGCCTGGGCACCACGCTGACCCAGGCGCTGCAGGACCGCGGCACCGACGTCCCGCTGCGCGCGCTGGGCCTGCCGCAGGCCTTCCTCGAGCACGGCAGCCGCGGGCAGGTGCTGGCCGACGCCGGGCTGACCGAGCAGGACGTCGCCCGCCGCATCGCCGAGGAGACGGCGCTGCTGGCCGAGCGCGAGGAGCAGCAGGCGGCCACCCAGCCGGTGGACGGCGCCCAGCAGTGA
- a CDS encoding dihydrofolate reductase family protein, producing MRSLTYLVGTTVDGYVAGPADETDFFPLGEDLLGHLATALPETLPTHVRAHLGIDAPNARFDTVVMGRRTYQPGLDIGVTSPYAHLRQFVVSRRGGLPEDPDVTVVQDDPVAAVRRLKQEDGGLDIWLAGGGTLAGALLPEIDELVVKCYPVVAGAGVPVFAGAFTPTRFEPVQRREFGGTLVTTYRRG from the coding sequence GTGCGATCCCTCACCTACCTGGTCGGCACCACGGTCGACGGCTACGTCGCCGGGCCGGCCGACGAGACCGACTTCTTCCCGCTGGGCGAGGACCTCCTGGGTCATCTCGCCACCGCCCTGCCCGAGACGCTGCCCACCCACGTGCGCGCGCACCTCGGCATCGACGCTCCCAACGCCCGCTTCGACACGGTCGTGATGGGACGCCGCACCTACCAGCCCGGGCTCGACATCGGGGTGACCAGCCCGTACGCCCACCTGCGCCAGTTCGTGGTGTCGCGGCGCGGTGGGCTCCCGGAGGACCCGGACGTGACGGTGGTGCAGGACGACCCGGTCGCCGCGGTGCGGCGGCTCAAGCAGGAGGACGGCGGCCTCGACATCTGGCTGGCCGGCGGCGGGACCCTCGCCGGGGCGCTGCTGCCCGAGATCGACGAGCTGGTCGTGAAGTGCTACCCGGTCGTGGCGGGCGCGGGCGTGCCGGTGTTCGCCGGCGCGTTCACGCCGACGCGGTTCGAGCCGGTGCAGCGCCGGGAGTTCGGCGGCACCCTCGTGACGACCTACCGGCGGGGATGA
- a CDS encoding 3-hydroxyacyl-CoA dehydrogenase NAD-binding domain-containing protein: MSAVFENEVVTAAKVRYLRLPGLAGEIALVTLDNGHDHTRPSTFGPGGLASLDAALDGIDAHTPAPAAIAVTGKPFVFAVGADLSGVPAIATAADAREIAATGHRVFRRLKDSTVPTFAFVNGAALGGGLELALHCSYRTIASTAVVAFPEVFLGLVPGWGGTQLLPDLIGIEAAVTVVVENALAQNRVTPGPRAVQLGIADVLFEPADFLERSLEWAAAVLNGDVTVPRPEVDPSGWDAAIERARGIVAARTRGASPGALRAVELLDLARHGVDGEAFTAGTAAEDEALADLLMSDELRASLYAFDLVNKRAKRPAGAPDRSLARTVTKVGVVGAGLMASQLALLFVRRLEVPVVLTDVDQARVDKGVGYVHGELAKLATRGRLSPDRLNRLTGLVTGSLDKSVFADADLVIEAVFEEMSVKQQVFAEVEAVVSAECLLATNTSALSVTEMAAKLEHPERVVGLHFFNPVAVLPLLEVVRAERTDDAALATAFAVGKALKKSCVLVADAPAFVVNRLLTRFLGEVTASVEQGTPVAVADRALDPLGLPMTPFELLTLVGPPVALHVAERMHEAFPDRFAVGEGLRRMVELGRTSVYSEPGVVDPDLAGIDSGDSPLTEEQVRERAVEALAQEIRLMLDEGVVQAVQDIDLCMVLGAGWPFWLGGISAYLDRAGVSERVTGSRFLPRGVASLPA; encoded by the coding sequence GTGAGCGCCGTCTTCGAGAACGAGGTCGTGACCGCCGCCAAGGTGCGGTACCTGCGACTCCCCGGCCTGGCCGGCGAGATCGCCCTGGTCACGCTGGACAACGGGCACGACCACACGCGCCCGTCCACCTTCGGCCCCGGCGGGCTGGCGTCGCTGGACGCCGCGCTCGACGGGATCGACGCGCACACCCCCGCCCCGGCGGCCATCGCGGTGACCGGGAAGCCGTTCGTCTTCGCCGTGGGAGCGGACCTCTCCGGCGTCCCGGCGATCGCCACGGCGGCCGACGCGCGGGAGATCGCCGCGACCGGCCACCGGGTGTTCCGCCGGCTCAAGGACTCGACCGTCCCGACGTTCGCGTTCGTCAACGGCGCGGCGCTCGGCGGCGGCCTGGAGCTGGCGCTGCACTGCTCGTACCGCACGATCGCGAGCACCGCCGTCGTCGCGTTCCCCGAGGTGTTCCTCGGCCTGGTGCCCGGCTGGGGCGGCACGCAGCTGCTGCCGGACCTGATCGGCATCGAGGCGGCGGTCACCGTGGTGGTCGAGAACGCCCTGGCGCAGAACCGGGTCACCCCCGGTCCGAGGGCGGTGCAGCTGGGGATCGCCGACGTGCTGTTCGAGCCGGCCGACTTCCTCGAGCGGTCGCTGGAGTGGGCCGCCGCGGTCCTGAACGGCGACGTGACGGTCCCGCGCCCCGAGGTCGACCCCTCGGGCTGGGACGCCGCGATCGAGCGGGCCCGCGGCATCGTCGCGGCCCGCACGCGCGGCGCCTCCCCCGGCGCCCTGCGCGCCGTCGAGCTGCTCGACCTGGCCCGCCACGGGGTCGACGGCGAGGCGTTCACCGCCGGCACCGCCGCGGAGGACGAGGCGCTGGCCGACCTGCTGATGAGCGACGAGCTGCGGGCGAGCCTGTACGCGTTCGACCTGGTCAACAAGCGCGCCAAGCGGCCGGCCGGCGCGCCGGACAGGTCGCTCGCCCGCACGGTCACCAAGGTCGGCGTCGTCGGCGCCGGGCTCATGGCCTCGCAGCTGGCGCTGCTGTTCGTGCGGCGGCTGGAGGTGCCGGTCGTGCTCACCGACGTCGACCAGGCCCGCGTGGACAAGGGCGTCGGCTACGTGCACGGGGAGCTGGCGAAGCTGGCCACCCGCGGCCGGCTCTCCCCCGACCGCCTCAACCGGCTCACGGGCCTGGTCACCGGCTCGTTGGACAAGTCCGTCTTCGCCGACGCCGACCTCGTCATCGAGGCCGTCTTCGAGGAGATGTCGGTCAAGCAGCAGGTGTTCGCCGAGGTGGAGGCCGTCGTCTCCGCCGAGTGCTTGCTGGCCACCAACACCTCGGCGCTGTCGGTGACCGAGATGGCCGCCAAGCTCGAGCACCCCGAGCGGGTCGTCGGCCTGCACTTCTTCAACCCCGTGGCGGTCCTGCCGCTGCTGGAGGTGGTGCGCGCCGAGCGGACCGACGACGCCGCGCTGGCCACCGCCTTCGCCGTCGGCAAGGCGCTGAAGAAGTCGTGCGTGCTGGTCGCCGACGCCCCGGCGTTCGTGGTCAACCGGCTGCTCACCCGCTTCCTCGGCGAGGTCACCGCCTCGGTGGAGCAGGGGACGCCGGTGGCCGTGGCCGACCGGGCGCTGGACCCGCTGGGCCTGCCGATGACACCGTTCGAGCTGCTGACGCTCGTCGGCCCGCCGGTGGCGCTGCACGTGGCCGAGCGGATGCACGAGGCCTTCCCCGACCGGTTCGCCGTCGGTGAGGGGCTGCGGAGGATGGTCGAGCTGGGCAGGACGAGCGTCTACTCCGAGCCGGGCGTCGTGGACCCCGACCTCGCCGGCATCGACTCCGGCGACTCACCCCTGACCGAGGAGCAGGTGCGCGAGCGGGCGGTCGAGGCGCTGGCGCAGGAGATCCGGCTGATGCTCGACGAGGGCGTCGTCCAGGCGGTGCAGGACATCGACCTGTGCATGGTCCTGGGCGCCGGCTGGCCTTTCTGGCTGGGCGGGATCTCCGCCTACCTGGATCGAGCGGGCGTGTCCGAGCGGGTCACCGGCTCGCGGTTCCTGCCGAGGGGCGTGGCCAGCCTCCCGGCATGA